A window from Hoeflea sp. IMCC20628 encodes these proteins:
- a CDS encoding cupin domain-containing protein — MNTQMSAREIIALLDMREHPEGGWYRETFRDTDGGERGHSTAIYYLLEGGDCSHWHRVTDAVEIWHWHGGGPLALTLSADGCNAESHRLGMNLASGERPQIVVPANCWQTAASLGAWTLVGCTVAPGFEFSSFEMAPPDWRPSPFKGAPVRPEGQG; from the coding sequence ATGAACACGCAGATGTCCGCCCGCGAAATCATCGCCCTTCTCGACATGCGGGAACATCCTGAAGGCGGCTGGTACCGGGAAACCTTCCGCGACACCGATGGCGGCGAGCGTGGCCATTCGACAGCGATCTATTACCTGCTGGAAGGCGGCGACTGCTCGCATTGGCATCGCGTCACCGACGCTGTCGAGATCTGGCATTGGCATGGCGGCGGGCCGTTGGCACTGACCCTGTCAGCCGATGGCTGCAATGCCGAATCCCATCGTTTGGGCATGAACCTCGCCTCCGGCGAGCGACCGCAGATCGTCGTGCCGGCAAACTGCTGGCAAACCGCCGCCTCGCTCGGGGCGTGGACGCTGGTCGGTTGCACGGTTGCGCCGGGATTTGAATTTTCCAGTTTCGAAATGGCCCCACCCGACTGGCGCCCGTCACCATTTAAAGGTGCGCCGGTCAGGCCAGAAGGCCAAGGGTGA
- the gloB gene encoding hydroxyacylglutathione hydrolase — protein MTSLMIEQFTCRQDNFGVILHDPLTGETASIDAPDGTVITNELRQRNWRLTDLLITHHHPDHVEGIAALAEAYSPKVIGPAAEAGKISGLTQTVGDGDTFKFAGRVVKVITTPGHTAGHICFYIADEGLLFAGDTLFALGCGRLFEGSPEDMFGSLARLGAFPDETRVYCGHEYTQSNARFAVTVDPENDELGKRMEDINDLRAKGLPTLPTTIGFEKRTNPFMRCGDPSIRQHIGMEAASDVEVFAELRHRKDHF, from the coding sequence ATGACAAGTCTCATGATCGAACAATTCACCTGCAGGCAGGACAATTTCGGTGTCATTCTGCACGACCCGCTGACCGGTGAAACCGCCAGCATCGACGCGCCTGACGGAACCGTCATCACCAATGAACTCAGACAGCGCAACTGGCGCCTCACTGACCTGCTGATCACCCACCATCACCCCGATCATGTCGAAGGCATTGCCGCCCTGGCCGAGGCCTATTCGCCCAAGGTCATCGGCCCGGCAGCCGAGGCCGGCAAGATCTCGGGCCTGACCCAGACGGTCGGCGATGGCGATACGTTCAAGTTTGCCGGTCGGGTGGTGAAGGTCATCACCACACCGGGTCATACGGCAGGGCACATCTGTTTTTACATCGCAGACGAAGGTCTGTTGTTTGCCGGGGACACGCTGTTCGCGCTCGGTTGCGGTCGGTTGTTCGAGGGCTCACCGGAAGACATGTTCGGCTCGCTTGCCCGTCTTGGCGCGTTTCCCGATGAGACACGGGTCTATTGCGGTCATGAATACACCCAGTCGAATGCCCGCTTCGCTGTCACTGTCGATCCGGAAAACGATGAACTCGGCAAACGCATGGAAGACATCAACGACTTACGCGCCAAGGGACTGCCGACCTTGCCGACCACAATCGGGTTTGAAAAGCGCACGAACCCCTTCATGCGCTGCGGCGATCCGTCAATCCGCCAGCATATCGGCATGGAGGCCGCCAGCGATGTCGAGGTCTTTGCCGAACTGCGCCACCGCAAGGATCATTTCTGA
- a CDS encoding class I SAM-dependent methyltransferase, whose protein sequence is MHADIVDLRQFYHSRLGMLAEQSVAMALSSIWDTLPGERLMGLGYAVPYLDRFSPDAERTFAFMPAGQGAVNWPVGGPSATALVFDEELPLPDASLDRILMVHSLEFAENPRETLKELWRVLAPGGRLVIVTPNRRGVWARFEHTPFGAGRPYSRGQLITILRESNFTPGAFAEGLLFPPSERAMILRLRGIFERLGRRMWPVFAGVIIVEAQKRLYQGLPVAARASRRVFVPVLSAQTSRAAHRRAKSPN, encoded by the coding sequence ATGCATGCCGATATCGTCGATTTGAGACAGTTCTATCATTCCCGGCTCGGCATGCTCGCCGAACAGTCCGTGGCCATGGCGCTGTCTTCGATATGGGACACGCTGCCCGGCGAAAGATTAATGGGGCTTGGTTATGCGGTGCCCTATCTCGACAGGTTTAGTCCCGATGCCGAACGGACCTTCGCCTTCATGCCTGCGGGCCAGGGCGCGGTGAACTGGCCGGTTGGCGGGCCATCGGCCACGGCTCTGGTGTTTGACGAAGAGCTGCCTTTGCCCGACGCCTCGCTGGACCGCATCCTGATGGTGCATTCGCTGGAATTTGCCGAGAACCCGCGGGAGACGCTGAAGGAACTCTGGCGGGTACTTGCGCCCGGCGGCCGGCTGGTGATCGTCACGCCAAACCGCCGCGGTGTATGGGCACGGTTCGAGCACACACCATTTGGCGCAGGCCGGCCCTATTCTCGCGGACAATTGATAACGATCTTGCGCGAAAGCAATTTCACACCCGGCGCCTTTGCCGAGGGTTTGCTGTTCCCGCCCTCCGAACGTGCGATGATCCTTCGGCTGCGTGGCATTTTTGAACGGCTTGGCCGCAGAATGTGGCCGGTGTTTGCAGGCGTCATCATTGTCGAGGCGCAGAAACGCCTTTACCAAGGACTGCCGGTGGCGGCGCGGGCGTCGCGGCGGGTGTTTGTACCGGTGCTGTCAGCGCAAACCTCCCGCGCGGCTCACCGCCGGGCCAAATCACCCAACTGA
- a CDS encoding histidinol-phosphate transaminase has product MSSSERPAPKPGVMEIAAYVPGRETAHGVTKVHKLSSNESPLGPSPMVTEAFAARNVDLATYPDGSAHVLRDAIARAYGLNPGSILCGNGSDELLGLLCQTYLAPGDEGVFTEHGFLVYKIQIMAAGATPVSVADDGMTADVDAILAAVTGKTKIVFLANPNNPTGTYIPVDEVRRLHAGLPSHVILVLDAAYAEYVRRNDYEAGIELVSANTNVVMTRTFSKIHGLAGLRIGWMYAHEAIVDACNRVRGPFNVNALAIIAGAAAIGDRAHVERAVEHNEAWLDRVSEALVGLGLTVTPSVGNFVLMHFPKTAGKTAAEADEFLSSRGYVLRRVSGYGLPDALRMTIGSEEANLGVIDALKEFMA; this is encoded by the coding sequence ATGAGCAGCTCAGAACGTCCCGCCCCGAAACCGGGCGTCATGGAAATCGCGGCCTATGTGCCGGGGCGTGAAACCGCGCATGGCGTGACCAAGGTCCACAAGTTGTCCTCCAATGAATCGCCGCTGGGGCCGAGCCCCATGGTCACGGAAGCGTTCGCCGCGCGCAATGTCGATCTGGCGACCTATCCTGATGGGTCGGCGCACGTGCTCCGCGACGCGATTGCCCGGGCCTATGGGCTTAATCCCGGCAGTATCCTGTGTGGCAACGGCTCGGACGAACTGCTCGGACTGTTGTGCCAGACCTATCTCGCTCCGGGTGATGAGGGCGTGTTCACCGAGCATGGATTTCTGGTCTACAAGATCCAGATCATGGCAGCAGGCGCCACGCCTGTATCGGTTGCCGACGATGGCATGACTGCCGATGTTGATGCGATCCTCGCCGCGGTCACCGGGAAGACCAAGATCGTCTTTCTTGCCAATCCCAACAATCCGACCGGCACTTATATTCCGGTCGATGAGGTTCGGCGGTTGCACGCAGGACTGCCAAGCCATGTCATCCTGGTTCTGGACGCAGCCTATGCGGAATATGTCCGCCGCAATGACTATGAGGCGGGTATCGAGCTGGTTTCGGCCAATACCAATGTGGTGATGACCCGGACGTTCTCGAAAATCCACGGGCTTGCCGGGCTTCGGATTGGCTGGATGTATGCGCATGAAGCGATTGTTGATGCCTGCAACCGGGTGCGCGGACCGTTCAACGTCAATGCGCTTGCGATCATTGCCGGCGCCGCGGCGATCGGCGACCGGGCCCATGTCGAACGTGCCGTTGAGCACAATGAAGCTTGGCTGGACCGTGTCAGCGAGGCGTTGGTGGGCCTGGGCCTGACAGTCACGCCGTCGGTGGGCAATTTCGTGTTGATGCATTTTCCAAAAACCGCGGGCAAGACGGCTGCAGAGGCCGATGAATTTCTTTCCTCACGCGGCTATGTGCTGCGCCGGGTGTCAGGGTACGGCCTGCCGGATGCGCTTCGGATGACAATCGGCAGTGAAGAAGCCAATCTCGGCGTGATAGACGCGCTGAAGGAGTTCATGGCCTGA
- a CDS encoding prephenate/arogenate dehydrogenase family protein → MSKALFENITLIGIGLIGSSIARVVRAKGLAEHVTIATRSAETLETARALDLGDSYFLSSAEAVANADLVIVSVPVGASESVAREIGPHLKPGAIVTDVGSTKASVVRQMQPHMPDNVHFIAGHPIAGTEQSGPEAGFAELFDGRWCILTPTEGTDQQAIARLTGFWEACGSKVDQMDPEHHDLVLAIVSHLPHIIAYNIVGTADDLETVTESEVIKYSASGFRDFTRLAASDPVMWRDVCLHNKDAILEMLARFSEDLSSLQRAVRWGDGDQLLELFTRTRGIRRSIVEAGQDTEAPNFGRNAPKSDVPGAAE, encoded by the coding sequence ATGAGTAAAGCTTTGTTTGAAAACATCACCCTGATCGGCATTGGCCTCATCGGTTCGTCCATAGCGCGCGTGGTGCGCGCCAAAGGTCTGGCCGAACATGTCACTATCGCGACAAGAAGTGCGGAAACGCTGGAAACTGCGCGGGCGCTTGATCTCGGAGACTCTTATTTCCTCTCGAGCGCGGAAGCTGTCGCCAATGCTGATCTTGTGATCGTCTCGGTACCGGTTGGCGCGTCGGAGTCGGTGGCGCGGGAAATCGGTCCACATCTCAAGCCTGGCGCTATCGTGACCGATGTCGGATCGACCAAGGCGTCGGTGGTCAGGCAGATGCAGCCGCATATGCCTGACAATGTTCATTTTATCGCCGGTCACCCGATTGCGGGTACTGAGCAGAGCGGTCCCGAGGCCGGTTTTGCCGAATTGTTTGATGGCCGTTGGTGCATCCTGACGCCAACGGAAGGCACTGATCAGCAGGCAATCGCGCGACTCACCGGTTTTTGGGAAGCGTGCGGATCCAAGGTCGATCAGATGGACCCCGAGCACCATGATCTGGTGCTGGCGATCGTGTCCCACTTGCCGCACATCATCGCATACAACATTGTTGGCACCGCAGATGATCTGGAAACCGTGACAGAATCCGAAGTGATCAAATATTCTGCGTCGGGCTTTCGCGATTTTACCCGGCTTGCTGCGTCGGATCCGGTGATGTGGCGCGATGTCTGTCTGCACAACAAGGATGCCATTCTGGAAATGCTGGCACGGTTTTCCGAGGACCTGTCCTCGTTGCAGCGCGCTGTCCGCTGGGGCGATGGTGACCAGTTGCTGGAGTTGTTCACCCGCACCCGCGGCATTCGCCGGTCCATCGTTGAAGCCGGTCAGGATACCGAAGCGCCGAACTTCGGCCGCAACGCGCCCAAGTCAGACGTGCCGGGCGCTGCTGAATAA
- a CDS encoding DUF2125 domain-containing protein, which produces MPSTSSGSSSSRKFGWLATAIVGGILLWTVGWFLFAARIIDHLPTALAEMTGANATADCVTADIRGYPFRFGVFCDAMSYANPADGVTATTGAFRSAAQFYKPGHIVAEIDGPLSFSAPGVDAHVDWQVLQASVHAAIHGLNRGSLDGRNISFDIDGIVLAQKFSLQADRITAHARRSGTDLDIAAYGELLQTSLVAGQIADKVTLEATLAGQSGLLDRPYTGPIGTVETQIHRLSIELDKSSSLEISGPVQIGSDGRLSGALQLTVRNQQRFTELAAGFDPALANSLGQFAPLLSALDTIPGDDGITLPLTLDDNMVSLGMFPLGRLPDF; this is translated from the coding sequence ATGCCATCCACTTCGTCTGGCTCATCATCATCGCGAAAATTCGGCTGGCTCGCTACAGCGATTGTCGGCGGAATCCTGCTCTGGACGGTTGGCTGGTTCCTCTTCGCCGCCAGGATCATTGATCATCTGCCGACGGCGTTGGCGGAAATGACCGGCGCAAATGCCACCGCCGACTGCGTCACTGCCGACATCCGTGGATATCCCTTCCGCTTTGGCGTGTTCTGCGACGCCATGTCCTATGCCAATCCCGCCGATGGCGTCACCGCCACGACCGGTGCATTTCGCTCGGCGGCGCAATTCTACAAGCCCGGCCATATCGTCGCCGAAATCGACGGTCCATTGTCATTCTCGGCGCCGGGAGTTGACGCCCACGTCGACTGGCAGGTGCTGCAGGCAAGCGTCCATGCAGCCATCCACGGACTGAACCGCGGATCCCTCGATGGCCGCAACATCAGTTTCGATATTGACGGGATCGTGCTGGCGCAGAAATTCTCGTTGCAGGCTGACCGGATCACCGCCCATGCCCGCCGCAGCGGAACTGACCTTGATATCGCGGCCTATGGCGAGTTGCTTCAAACGAGTCTCGTTGCCGGACAGATTGCGGACAAAGTCACGCTCGAAGCGACCCTTGCCGGCCAGTCCGGCCTGCTCGACAGGCCTTACACCGGCCCCATAGGTACTGTTGAAACACAGATCCATCGTCTGTCGATCGAACTTGATAAATCCTCATCCCTGGAAATTTCCGGTCCGGTCCAGATCGGAAGTGATGGCCGGTTATCCGGCGCCCTGCAACTGACAGTGCGCAACCAGCAACGCTTCACCGAGCTTGCAGCGGGTTTCGACCCGGCGCTCGCAAATTCGCTCGGCCAGTTCGCACCGTTGCTCTCCGCGCTGGATACAATCCCCGGCGATGACGGCATAACCTTGCCACTGACACTTGACGACAACATGGTCTCGCTGGGCATGTTTCCGCTCGGCAGATTACCTGATTTCTGA
- a CDS encoding gamma-glutamylcyclotransferase, which produces MDDFWVFGYGSLMWRPGFDHEETRQARLFGHHRALCVRSFVHRGTPERPGLVLGLDRGGSCHGVAFRIRPENRNAVLAYLRERELVTQVYVETNRKIRLETGHDVRAVTYVVDRCHDQYAGALSVDDAVLRVSGAVGQSGPNEDYVVNTADHLKTLGIHDPHLEGIADQIRIAERPDQSVRGRV; this is translated from the coding sequence ATGGACGATTTTTGGGTGTTTGGCTACGGATCGCTGATGTGGCGTCCGGGCTTTGACCATGAGGAAACCCGACAGGCGAGACTGTTCGGTCATCACCGGGCGCTGTGCGTGCGTTCCTTTGTGCACCGTGGCACGCCGGAGCGTCCGGGGTTGGTGCTTGGACTTGATCGCGGCGGATCCTGCCACGGGGTTGCCTTCCGGATACGGCCGGAAAACCGCAATGCAGTGCTGGCCTATCTGCGTGAGCGTGAACTGGTGACACAGGTCTATGTCGAGACGAATCGCAAAATTCGGCTTGAGACCGGACATGACGTTCGCGCCGTGACCTATGTGGTCGACCGCTGCCACGACCAATATGCCGGTGCTCTATCGGTTGACGATGCCGTGTTGCGGGTGTCGGGCGCGGTAGGACAATCCGGCCCGAACGAGGATTATGTGGTCAATACGGCCGACCATCTCAAGACACTCGGAATTCACGACCCTCATCTGGAGGGAATCGCCGACCAGATCAGGATTGCTGAGCGGCCGGACCAGTCAGTGCGCGGCCGCGTCTGA
- a CDS encoding 1-acyl-sn-glycerol-3-phosphate acyltransferase: MIVLRSILFNIAFYINLIGRMIVFSPYYFLADRKTAWNVPKNWALANHWLQDKIVGTTFEIEGLENIPEGGYIFAPKHQSFWDAYALLPWLDDPVYIVKRELGWIPLFGQYIFRMRMVPVNRGAKGKVMAEVLERTKREIESGRQLIIYPEGTRRPAGAPPNYKYGIARLYRDLKVPVVPVVMHPGLFWPRRKFLRFPGHFKVQILPPIEPGMGPDAFMKKLMDVMETASDKLLVETIKANPQVPLREDARRRFAELEAMASDAAAH; encoded by the coding sequence ATGATTGTTCTCAGGTCCATACTCTTCAACATCGCGTTCTACATAAATCTGATCGGACGCATGATCGTGTTCTCGCCCTATTATTTCCTGGCGGATCGCAAGACAGCTTGGAACGTACCGAAAAACTGGGCCCTGGCCAACCACTGGCTACAGGATAAAATCGTCGGCACCACCTTTGAAATCGAGGGTCTCGAGAACATCCCGGAAGGTGGCTATATCTTCGCGCCCAAGCACCAGTCGTTCTGGGATGCCTATGCGCTGCTGCCATGGCTTGATGACCCGGTCTACATTGTCAAACGCGAGCTCGGCTGGATTCCGCTTTTCGGCCAGTACATCTTCAGAATGAGGATGGTCCCGGTCAATCGCGGCGCCAAGGGCAAGGTCATGGCCGAAGTGCTCGAACGCACCAAACGCGAGATCGAAAGCGGCCGCCAGTTGATCATCTATCCGGAAGGCACCCGCCGCCCGGCCGGCGCACCGCCGAACTACAAATATGGCATTGCCCGGCTTTACCGCGATCTCAAGGTTCCGGTGGTGCCTGTCGTCATGCATCCAGGTCTGTTCTGGCCGCGGCGCAAATTCCTGCGTTTTCCCGGACATTTCAAGGTTCAGATCCTGCCGCCGATCGAACCCGGAATGGGTCCGGACGCGTTCATGAAAAAACTGATGGACGTGATGGAAACCGCCAGCGACAAACTGCTTGTCGAAACGATCAAGGCCAATCCGCAGGTTCCCTTGCGTGAAGACGCCCGCCGCAGGTTCGCCGAACTCGAAGCTATGGCTTCAGACGCGGCCGCGCACTGA
- a CDS encoding YdcF family protein: MSVETAPPEPVKPAIVKTDAIHRLRRVGHHGLRIVTITAIVAIALAAMGFFRFTDTIAELKATGTPGEVDAIVALTGGYQRIDQALELLEKGVGDRLLISGVNPTTTGTALRRATGAELATFNCCVDIGYEALDTIGNANETAGWIRQRGYSRILVVTNNYHMPRSLMELSQASPDVTFIAYPVTHSDLKTETWLTDPVALRTLMVEYAKYSLARLRNWSGAKTASGLRADAGGKTPVAARMSYD, from the coding sequence ATGAGCGTGGAAACCGCACCGCCCGAACCGGTAAAGCCGGCAATCGTCAAGACTGATGCAATTCACCGTCTCCGGCGGGTGGGTCACCATGGCCTGCGCATTGTCACCATCACGGCAATCGTTGCCATTGCCTTGGCAGCAATGGGGTTTTTCCGTTTCACCGATACCATCGCCGAGCTCAAGGCGACAGGAACCCCGGGTGAGGTTGACGCGATCGTCGCTCTGACCGGCGGGTATCAGAGAATCGATCAGGCCCTGGAACTGCTTGAAAAGGGCGTCGGCGACCGGCTTTTGATCTCCGGCGTCAACCCGACCACCACCGGCACAGCGCTGCGTCGCGCCACCGGAGCCGAACTGGCGACATTCAACTGCTGTGTCGACATCGGTTATGAAGCGCTCGACACCATCGGCAATGCCAACGAAACCGCCGGGTGGATCCGTCAGCGCGGCTACAGCCGCATCCTGGTTGTGACCAACAATTATCACATGCCGCGCAGCCTGATGGAACTTTCGCAGGCGAGTCCGGATGTGACTTTCATCGCTTATCCAGTCACCCATTCCGACCTGAAAACAGAGACCTGGCTGACCGATCCGGTCGCATTGCGCACCTTGATGGTCGAATACGCCAAATATTCGCTTGCCCGGCTGCGCAACTGGAGCGGCGCCAAAACAGCAAGCGGCCTTCGCGCCGATGCTGGCGGAAAAACTCCGGTTGCGGCTAGAATGTCGTACGATTGA
- a CDS encoding ABC transporter permease: MTERASTKSDTGKKERLVALRPMAPIVPPINVSGRALMVVIAIMSFLCAITLGAVTMVQEKAEAWQGDISREITIQIKPVDDLDMEAALTEVRSIVLSFPGALTAEIVDRASTARLLEPWLGEGFDMDELPVPRLVIVTIDETAPPDFAIIRQNLADAVPAATLDDHRAWAGRLISMARITVFIGVGILSLMFATTMLTVIFATRGAMDGNRHIVEVLHFVGAETRFIASEFQKRFLLIGMKGAAVGGGTAAAAYVLLGVWQSNTMATVLNDQVTALFGRFTLSSAGYFGIIGIIILISAMTAITTRLTVIRTIREIDRQRADPSLAEIG, encoded by the coding sequence ATGACTGAGCGCGCTTCGACCAAAAGCGATACCGGCAAAAAGGAGCGTCTGGTTGCCCTGCGGCCAATGGCTCCCATCGTACCGCCAATCAATGTCTCTGGACGCGCGTTGATGGTGGTGATTGCCATCATGTCATTCCTGTGCGCCATCACCCTTGGTGCAGTCACCATGGTGCAGGAAAAAGCCGAGGCCTGGCAGGGCGACATTTCCCGCGAAATCACCATCCAGATTAAGCCCGTCGATGATCTCGACATGGAGGCGGCACTGACCGAGGTGCGCAGCATAGTCCTGTCCTTTCCCGGCGCGCTGACCGCAGAAATTGTCGATCGGGCCTCGACGGCCCGACTTCTCGAACCATGGCTGGGCGAAGGTTTCGACATGGACGAGTTGCCGGTGCCGCGCCTTGTCATCGTCACCATCGATGAGACAGCGCCACCGGATTTCGCAATCATTCGACAAAACCTTGCCGACGCCGTGCCCGCGGCAACGCTGGATGATCATCGCGCCTGGGCTGGCCGGTTGATATCGATGGCGCGAATCACCGTCTTCATCGGCGTCGGAATCCTGTCGCTGATGTTTGCGACCACGATGCTGACGGTGATATTTGCGACCCGTGGCGCCATGGATGGCAACCGCCATATCGTTGAAGTGCTGCACTTTGTTGGCGCGGAAACACGATTCATTGCTTCCGAGTTCCAGAAGCGCTTTCTGCTCATCGGCATGAAGGGCGCCGCCGTCGGCGGCGGCACCGCGGCTGCAGCCTATGTCTTGCTTGGTGTGTGGCAGAGCAACACCATGGCCACAGTGCTCAATGACCAGGTCACTGCCCTGTTTGGACGGTTTACATTGAGCAGCGCCGGTTATTTCGGCATCATTGGCATTATCATACTGATCTCCGCCATGACCGCTATCACCACCCGGCTGACCGTTATCCGCACCATTCGGGAGATCGACCGGCAGCGCGCCGATCCATCCTTGGCAGAAATCGGATGA
- the ftsE gene encoding cell division ATP-binding protein FtsE: protein MIHFENVGLRYGMGPEVLRDLTFDIPKKSFQFLTGPSGAGKTTLMRLLFMSLKPTRGLIRMFDRDIAVIPGEDLPLLRRRIGIVFQDFRLLDHMTTYENVALPLRVRGKDESSYRSDVIELLKWVGLGERINVLPPVLSGGEKQRVAIARALIDQPEILLADEPTGNVDPPMAQRLLNLFIELNRLGTAVVIATHDLSLMDRVNARRMILSEGRLDIYD, encoded by the coding sequence TTGATCCATTTTGAAAACGTCGGGCTGCGCTATGGTATGGGGCCTGAGGTCCTGCGCGACCTGACTTTTGACATCCCGAAAAAATCCTTCCAGTTCCTGACCGGCCCGTCAGGCGCAGGCAAGACGACGTTGATGCGTCTTCTGTTCATGTCGCTTAAGCCGACACGTGGACTGATTCGCATGTTTGACCGGGATATTGCAGTCATCCCCGGCGAGGACCTGCCTTTGTTGCGGCGGCGAATCGGGATTGTCTTCCAGGATTTCCGGCTGCTTGATCACATGACCACCTATGAGAATGTCGCCCTGCCGCTCAGGGTGCGCGGCAAGGATGAGTCGAGCTACCGCTCGGACGTCATCGAACTGCTCAAATGGGTCGGTTTGGGTGAGCGCATCAATGTGCTGCCACCTGTGCTGTCAGGCGGAGAGAAACAGCGCGTGGCCATCGCCCGCGCCCTGATCGACCAGCCCGAGATCCTGCTTGCAGACGAACCCACCGGCAATGTTGACCCACCAATGGCACAACGCCTGCTCAATCTGTTCATCGAACTCAACCGGCTCGGCACAGCCGTTGTCATCGCCACCCATGACCTGAGCCTGATGGACCGGGTCAACGCACGCCGGATGATTCTCTCTGAAGGGCGGCTCGACATTTATGACTGA
- the hpt gene encoding hypoxanthine phosphoribosyltransferase, whose amino-acid sequence MPVVRGKIIEPLFTPEVIAQRNRTMAVEIAANPKKDLLVISILKGSFIFAADLIRALHDAGLEPEVEFITLSSYGRGTTSQGVKIIKDIDSDVKGRDVLLIDDILESGRTLRFARDLMYERGANHVDIAVLLDKRSRREGTLDADYVGFECPDYFVVGYGMDVAYAFRELPFVGVVKGDA is encoded by the coding sequence ATGCCGGTAGTGCGCGGAAAAATCATCGAGCCCTTGTTCACGCCCGAGGTGATTGCCCAGCGCAATCGCACGATGGCCGTCGAGATCGCCGCCAATCCGAAGAAGGATTTGCTGGTCATTTCCATCCTCAAGGGATCTTTCATTTTTGCCGCGGATCTGATTCGGGCTTTGCACGATGCCGGACTTGAGCCGGAGGTCGAGTTCATTACCCTGTCGAGCTATGGCCGTGGAACCACGAGCCAAGGTGTCAAGATCATCAAGGATATCGACAGCGACGTGAAGGGCCGCGATGTGCTGCTCATCGACGACATACTCGAATCGGGCCGGACCCTGAGGTTTGCACGCGACCTGATGTACGAGCGTGGCGCCAATCATGTCGATATCGCCGTGCTTCTGGACAAGCGGTCGCGCCGCGAGGGCACGCTTGACGCTGATTATGTCGGCTTCGAATGCCCGGACTATTTCGTTGTCGGCTACGGCATGGATGTGGCTTATGCCTTCCGTGAGCTGCCGTTTGTCGGAGTGGTCAAGGGCGACGCCTGA
- a CDS encoding response regulator, whose protein sequence is MSRILIAEDEESLRRFVARALVIDGHEVVEAGDGAEALDYLQAEGFDLLLSDIRMPIMDGIALATATAELVPQMPILLMTGFAEQRERAEPLMRIVVDVVEKPFTLPQIRQAVADALIKQAA, encoded by the coding sequence ATGTCGAGAATTCTGATTGCCGAAGATGAAGAGTCGCTGCGGCGCTTTGTTGCCCGCGCACTTGTAATAGACGGGCATGAAGTTGTCGAAGCCGGAGACGGTGCTGAAGCGCTGGACTATCTGCAGGCGGAGGGCTTCGATCTGCTGCTGTCCGATATCCGCATGCCGATCATGGACGGTATTGCGCTGGCGACCGCCACTGCGGAACTGGTCCCCCAGATGCCGATCCTGCTGATGACAGGCTTTGCAGAACAGCGCGAGCGAGCCGAACCGCTGATGCGCATTGTGGTGGACGTGGTGGAAAAACCATTCACCCTGCCGCAGATCCGCCAGGCAGTGGCTGATGCGTTGATCAAACAAGCAGCCTGA